Proteins encoded in a region of the Sugiyamaella lignohabitans strain CBS 10342 chromosome B, complete sequence genome:
- the GFD2 gene encoding Gfd2p (hypothetical protein; identified as a high-copy suppressor of a dbp5 mutation; GFD2 has a paralog, YDR514C, that arose from the whole genome duplication; GO_component: GO:0005575 - cellular_component [Evidence ND]; GO_function: GO:0003674 - molecular_function [Evidence ND]; GO_function: GO:0003676 - nucleic acid binding [Evidence IEA]; GO_process: GO:0008150 - biological_process [Evidence ND]), which yields MYSNDRVRSSTKAAGDISANTDTASGKRQQAGSHQNSPILAPKSTALSRSFEIKSRKSSYDSLSSRTHQSENVGPHCKTGKQNSIQRSNPGTSSKQGGAHFHYGWQERQKNKQKNQHFDGSKLVQSENMLSHKRRLSSTSANKSGRLFKVSSSDQIADLSMELSQKHIESDSEGTFSGPSKLGTNAVIPNTPSDKPSRQKTAKELSAEKKALIREEKLRARIAKSQLMLSKGMNSISAGDILISVDMECWERNNTKMTEVGVSVYDGTKASSSLVGRMRNEHYIIKEFLRMRNGRFVEDNKFNYLLGKSKIQTLPECQKSFKNLVMECEQRASQFGSRVLFVGHGVKADFTMLRRYEFYLGQDLGDKDPDYFDTYDIWQLSDHEFGALGKVLKYLKINHGALHNAGNDAYFTMLLGLCLCNNAFRETHNLNNPELRKLLEALVDRSSTVPTEELNRLLYLSKYRDLK from the coding sequence ATGTATTCAAATGACAGAGTTCGGTCTTCAACTAAGGCTGCGGGTGACATATCGGCAAACACAGACACTGCCAGTGGAAAGAGACAACAAGCAGGATCACATCAGAACTCGCCTATTTTAGCTCCCAAATCCACTGCCCTCTCTCGCTCATTTGAGATAAAGTCGAGGAAATCGTCCTATGATAGTCTTTCCAGTAGGACACACCAGAGTGAGAATGTTGGACCACATTGCAAAACTGGAAAGCAGAATAGCATTCAAAGATCGAACCCTGGGACTAGCAGCAAGCAAGGAGGGGCACATTTCCATTATGGGTGGCAGGagcggcagaagaacaAGCAAAAGAACCAGCATTTTGATGGCTCAAAGTTAGTACAGTCAGAAAATATGCTCAGTCATAAACGCAGACTCTCATCTACCTCAGCGAACAAGTCAGGAAGACTATTCAAAGTGAGCTCCAGTGATCAGATTGCGGATCTTAGTATGGAACTATCTCAGAAACATATTGAATCGGATAGCGAAGGTACTTTTTCTGGACCATCAAAACTGGGCACCAATGCCGTTATTCCGAACACTCCCTCAGACAAACCATCTCGGCAGAAGACAGCTAAGGAGCTGAGTGCAGAGAAAAAAGCCCTGATAAGAGAGGAGAAACTAAGGGCAAGGATCGCGAAGTCCCAACTGATGCTTTCAAAGGGAATGAATTCAATCAGCGCAGGCGATATTTTAATTAGTGTTGATATGGAATGCTGGGAGCGCAACAATACGAAAATGACTGAAGTGGGAGTTTCTGTCTACGATGGGACAAAAGCTTCTAGTTCGTTGGTTGGTCGCATGAGAAATGAGCATTATATCATCAAAGAGTTTCTGCGTATGAGAAATGGTCGATTTGTCGAAGACAACAaatttaattatttattaggGAAGTCTAAAATACAAACTCTACCAGAGTGTCAAAAGTCATTCAAAAATCTGGTTATGGAATGCGAGCAGAGAGCTTCTCAATTCGGATCTAGAGTATTGTTTGTTGGTCATGGCGTAAAAGCCGACTTCACTATGCTTCGTCGGTACGAATTTTATTTGGGACAAGATTTGGGAGATAAAGACCCTGATTACTTCGACACCTACGATATATGGCAGTTATCTGACCATGAATTTGGCGCTTTAGGAAAGGTACTTAAATATCTAAAAATCAATCATGGAGCTTTGCACAATGCTGGAAATGATGCTTACTTCACGATGTTGTTAGGATTGTGTCTTTGCAACAACGCCTTTAGGGAGACGCATAATTTAAACAATCCTGAATTAAGGAAGTTGTTGGAAGCCTTGGTTGACAGAAGTAGTACGGTTCCTACTGAAGAGCTGAATCGACTTCTTTATCTTTCCAAGTACCGTGATCTAAAATAG